A region from the Acyrthosiphon pisum isolate AL4f chromosome A1, pea_aphid_22Mar2018_4r6ur, whole genome shotgun sequence genome encodes:
- the LOC100167494 gene encoding uncharacterized protein LOC100167494, with protein MVSVQRVLIVLCVVLCHLMIASAQFEFSDFLSNVEQQSGNRDPRENRGPVLFPATQPGSETSGVVVGASGFGFVPPGGNNKQPQGQNIFSFW; from the exons GTGTTGATCGTGCTGTGCGTCGTGCTGTGCCACCTGATGATCGCGTCAGCTCAATTCGAATTCAGCGACTTCCTGTCCAATGTCGAACAACAGTCCGGCAACCGAGACCCTAGGGAAAACCGAG GTCCAGTTCTGTTCCCTGCCACACAACCCGGTTCCGAGACCAGCGGCGTGGTAGTAGGAGCTTCGGGATTCGGATTCGTTCCCCCCGGCGGTAACAACAAAC AACCACAAGGCCAAAATATCTTCAGCTTCTGGTGA